One window from the genome of Salvia miltiorrhiza cultivar Shanhuang (shh) chromosome 7, IMPLAD_Smil_shh, whole genome shotgun sequence encodes:
- the LOC130993661 gene encoding uncharacterized protein LOC130993661 isoform X2, whose protein sequence is MPLKMGKNAVMLLFTLVLLFGGVCCISAPSSPARIVNGVFSNAFSMLMKWVLSLKATTKTAISGRPMMKFEGGYNVETVFDGSKLGIEPYAVEVLPDGDLLILDSANSNLYKIASSLSLYSRPRLVSGSGDGYYGHVDGKLREARMNHPKGLTVDDRGNIYIADTDNMAIRKISDTGVTTIAGGKRVRGGGHLDGPSEDAKFSNDFDVVYLGSSCSLLVIDRGNKAIREIQLNFDDCAYQYGSGFPLGIAVLVAAGFFGYMLALLQRRVGLIVSSENEAMNESFPQSQYQKPLKSMVRPPLIPSEDEQEKQEESFLGSLGRLVAQTGESAAEILGGVFPMFKKKQPNPQYQIQHPYQQQLKYSNAWPVQESYVIPHEDEPPSIETRAPTPKKTYAFMTKDSEKMQQLRQSRAFYSGWDGDIQKQQQQTKKQQHHHQYRASPAQTYYEQSRETTNEIVFGAVQEQDKRRETVVIKPLDHGVPLYDHQNIRSRPGYNHGR, encoded by the exons ATGCCGTTGAAAATGGGGAAAAATGCTGTTATGCTGCTTTTCACTCTTGTGCTCCTCTTTGGCGGCGTGTGCTGCATTTCTGCTCCTTCCTCACCTGCCA GAATTGTTAATGGAGTTTTCTCGAACGCATTTTCGATGCTGATGAAATGGGTTCTATCGCTCAAGGCCACAACTAAGACTG CCATTTCGGGGCGTCCGATGATGAAGTTCGAGGGCGGCTACAATGTGGAGACCGTGTTTGACGGCAGCAAGCTCGGAATTGAGCCCTACGCCGTCGAAGTCTTGCCAGATGGCGACCTCCTCATTTTGGATTCCGCCAACAGTAATCTCTACAAGATTGCTTCATCCTTGTCATTGT ACAGCAGGCCGAGGCTGGTTTCAGGGTCGGGAGACGGATACTATGGACATGTGGATGGGAAACTGAGGGAAGCAAGAATGAATCATCCGAAGGGGCTTACCGTTGATGACAGAGGAAATATTTACATTGCTGACACGGATAATATGGCAATCCGGAAGATAAGTGATACAG GGGTCACAACAATCGCAGGGGGAAAACGAGTTCGTGGAGGTGGACACTTGGATGGACCAAGTGAAGATGCAAAGTTTTCAAATGATTTTGATGTGGTGTATCTTGGAAGTAGCTGCTCCCTCCTTGTTATTGATCGTGGAAACAAGGCAATTAGGGAGATTCAACTCAATTTTGATGACTGTGCTTATCAGTATGGAAGTGGCTTCCCCCTAG GAATTGCTGTGCTTGTAGCAGCTGGTTTCTTTGGTTACATGCTGGCTTTGCTTCAACGCAGGGTTGGCTTGATTGTATCTTCTGAAAAT GAAGCCATGAATgagagttttcctcaaagtcaaTATCAGAAGCCATTAAAATCGATGGTGAGGCCACCACTAATTCCATCTGAAGATGAGCAGGAAAAGCAAGAAGAAAGCTTTTTGGGGTCTTTGGGGAGGCTGGTGGCGCAAACCGGAGAATCTGCTGCAGAGATTCTTGGAGGAGTGTTTCCCATGTTCAAGAAGAAACAACCGAACCCTCAATATCAGATCCAACATCCTTACCAACAGCAGCTCAAGTATTCAAATGCTTGGCCTGTGCAGGAGAGCTACGTTATACCACATGAAGACGAGCCCCCCTCCATTGAAACCAGAGCTCCCACTCCTAAGAAGACGTATGCCTTTATGACAAAGGACTCTGAGAAAATGCAGCAGCTTAGGCAAAGCCGGGCCTTCTATTCGGGATGGGATGGCGATATTCAGAAACAGCAGCAGCAAACCAAGAAACAGCAACATCATCATCAGTATCGCGCATCACCAGCTCAGACCTACTATGAGCAAAGCCGTGAGACGACAAATGAGATAGTTTTTGGAGCCGTACAAGAGCAAGACAAAAGGAGAGAAACTGTGGTGATCAAGCCCCTAGACCATGGTGTTCCTCTTTACGATCATCAAAACATTCGGTCTCGACCCGGCTACAATCATGGACGTTGA
- the LOC130993661 gene encoding uncharacterized protein LOC130993661 isoform X1: MPLKMGKNAVMLLFTLVLLFGGVCCISAPSSPARIVNGVFSNAFSMLMKWVLSLKATTKTAISGRPMMKFEGGYNVETVFDGSKLGIEPYAVEVLPDGDLLILDSANSNLYKIASSLSLYSRPRLVSGSGDGYYGHVDGKLREARMNHPKGLTVDDRGNIYIADTDNMAIRKISDTGVTTIAGGKRVRGGGHLDGPSEDAKFSNDFDVVYLGSSCSLLVIDRGNKAIREIQLNFDDCAYQYGSGFPLGIAVLVAAGFFGYMLALLQRRVGLIVSSENDQEAMNESFPQSQYQKPLKSMVRPPLIPSEDEQEKQEESFLGSLGRLVAQTGESAAEILGGVFPMFKKKQPNPQYQIQHPYQQQLKYSNAWPVQESYVIPHEDEPPSIETRAPTPKKTYAFMTKDSEKMQQLRQSRAFYSGWDGDIQKQQQQTKKQQHHHQYRASPAQTYYEQSRETTNEIVFGAVQEQDKRRETVVIKPLDHGVPLYDHQNIRSRPGYNHGR; encoded by the exons ATGCCGTTGAAAATGGGGAAAAATGCTGTTATGCTGCTTTTCACTCTTGTGCTCCTCTTTGGCGGCGTGTGCTGCATTTCTGCTCCTTCCTCACCTGCCA GAATTGTTAATGGAGTTTTCTCGAACGCATTTTCGATGCTGATGAAATGGGTTCTATCGCTCAAGGCCACAACTAAGACTG CCATTTCGGGGCGTCCGATGATGAAGTTCGAGGGCGGCTACAATGTGGAGACCGTGTTTGACGGCAGCAAGCTCGGAATTGAGCCCTACGCCGTCGAAGTCTTGCCAGATGGCGACCTCCTCATTTTGGATTCCGCCAACAGTAATCTCTACAAGATTGCTTCATCCTTGTCATTGT ACAGCAGGCCGAGGCTGGTTTCAGGGTCGGGAGACGGATACTATGGACATGTGGATGGGAAACTGAGGGAAGCAAGAATGAATCATCCGAAGGGGCTTACCGTTGATGACAGAGGAAATATTTACATTGCTGACACGGATAATATGGCAATCCGGAAGATAAGTGATACAG GGGTCACAACAATCGCAGGGGGAAAACGAGTTCGTGGAGGTGGACACTTGGATGGACCAAGTGAAGATGCAAAGTTTTCAAATGATTTTGATGTGGTGTATCTTGGAAGTAGCTGCTCCCTCCTTGTTATTGATCGTGGAAACAAGGCAATTAGGGAGATTCAACTCAATTTTGATGACTGTGCTTATCAGTATGGAAGTGGCTTCCCCCTAG GAATTGCTGTGCTTGTAGCAGCTGGTTTCTTTGGTTACATGCTGGCTTTGCTTCAACGCAGGGTTGGCTTGATTGTATCTTCTGAAAAT GATCAGGAAGCCATGAATgagagttttcctcaaagtcaaTATCAGAAGCCATTAAAATCGATGGTGAGGCCACCACTAATTCCATCTGAAGATGAGCAGGAAAAGCAAGAAGAAAGCTTTTTGGGGTCTTTGGGGAGGCTGGTGGCGCAAACCGGAGAATCTGCTGCAGAGATTCTTGGAGGAGTGTTTCCCATGTTCAAGAAGAAACAACCGAACCCTCAATATCAGATCCAACATCCTTACCAACAGCAGCTCAAGTATTCAAATGCTTGGCCTGTGCAGGAGAGCTACGTTATACCACATGAAGACGAGCCCCCCTCCATTGAAACCAGAGCTCCCACTCCTAAGAAGACGTATGCCTTTATGACAAAGGACTCTGAGAAAATGCAGCAGCTTAGGCAAAGCCGGGCCTTCTATTCGGGATGGGATGGCGATATTCAGAAACAGCAGCAGCAAACCAAGAAACAGCAACATCATCATCAGTATCGCGCATCACCAGCTCAGACCTACTATGAGCAAAGCCGTGAGACGACAAATGAGATAGTTTTTGGAGCCGTACAAGAGCAAGACAAAAGGAGAGAAACTGTGGTGATCAAGCCCCTAGACCATGGTGTTCCTCTTTACGATCATCAAAACATTCGGTCTCGACCCGGCTACAATCATGGACGTTGA